In Janibacter sp. CX7, a single genomic region encodes these proteins:
- a CDS encoding GNAT family N-acetyltransferase, protein MADVTITHRPDESRFVAEIDGATAGFAEYQLTDDLYVFTHTEVDRAHEGLGVGGALARAALDHVRAEGRRKVLPVCPFIEGWMARHPDYQDLHFKARSTATD, encoded by the coding sequence ATGGCCGACGTGACGATCACCCACCGCCCCGACGAGTCGCGCTTCGTCGCCGAGATCGACGGCGCCACAGCGGGTTTCGCCGAGTACCAGCTGACCGACGACCTCTACGTCTTCACCCACACCGAGGTCGACCGCGCCCACGAGGGCCTCGGCGTGGGTGGTGCCCTCGCCCGCGCCGCACTCGACCACGTGCGGGCCGAGGGCCGGCGCAAGGTGCTGCCGGTCTGCCCCTTCATCGAGGGCTGGATGGCCCGGCACCCCGACTACCAGGACCTCCACTTCAAGGCGCGCTCGACCGCGACCGACTGA
- a CDS encoding cupin domain-containing protein, producing the protein MSLIRRYPSDTYSGDGEASAWVRRADEPPEITYRNGGTCEYLARGERTEGRFGLYRWTFGDTETGPDPHFHRALSEQFYVLSGQVRLFDGREWVTATSGDFLYVPEGGVHGFRGSDHASMLLMFAPGAPREDYFETLARGEEMTEEQRAEFMVRHDTYWV; encoded by the coding sequence ATGTCCCTCATCCGGAGATATCCCTCGGACACCTACTCCGGGGACGGTGAGGCGAGCGCCTGGGTGCGCCGCGCCGACGAGCCGCCGGAGATCACCTATCGCAACGGCGGGACCTGCGAGTACCTCGCGCGGGGCGAGCGCACCGAGGGCCGCTTCGGGCTCTACCGGTGGACCTTCGGCGACACCGAGACCGGGCCCGACCCGCACTTCCACCGCGCGCTCTCCGAGCAGTTCTACGTCCTGTCCGGGCAGGTGCGCCTCTTCGACGGCCGGGAGTGGGTCACCGCGACCTCCGGCGACTTCCTCTACGTCCCCGAGGGCGGGGTGCACGGCTTCCGCGGGTCCGACCACGCGTCGATGCTGCTGATGTTCGCCCCCGGGGCACCGCGGGAGGACTACTTCGAGACCCTCGCCCGCGGCGAGGAGATGACCGAGGAGCAGCGCGCCGAGTTCATGGTCCGGCACGACACCTACTGGGTCTGA
- a CDS encoding serine/threonine-protein kinase yields MSEPAPLVAGRYERGPVFAGSAGAGVAGGRREANEPTGRSWLARDTVLQRRVLLKELAAEPERADEALRVARTASRLSHPHLVAVYDVVTDSQPPLLVLELVDGPTLTAQVREQGQLRPHEAAVLGAQLASGLAAVHRAGLVHGGVGPSSVLIGADGAPKLTEPIDHDPTLTGERGRSADVWALGTTLRAVLAGGGRGTELGAVLAAMTAKASSRRLTADEAHRRLADLADEPEVDPAVGFGLFPWADDEPDETVVIPRSEGGSRRRAQPVTGVGAAGGAAGTGGAAGAVGAAGAVGAASATGAMGAATGAGGTGGATGVVAGGGAAASLRPGARPRRRRGAGLLVAGLVGAVLLVAGAAFALTREADTAIPVEVTTTTTSDTTTTGTPTRTSSTSSTTTPAPTTTAPVAPPPTTTAPPAPTTTQAPPPTTTSAPRSTSTTPSLTTTTTTSSSTSTSSTTVPPSSFTVAPPTTTTPTSTTPTSTQPTTTVPTTEPSTPPATSDPTTQPSSGGSTSPAPQTSAR; encoded by the coding sequence ATGAGCGAGCCTGCCCCTCTCGTGGCCGGCCGCTACGAGCGTGGCCCGGTCTTCGCCGGCAGTGCAGGGGCCGGAGTCGCCGGCGGGCGCCGCGAAGCGAACGAACCCACCGGGCGGTCGTGGCTGGCCCGTGACACCGTCCTGCAGCGTCGAGTGCTGCTCAAGGAGCTCGCCGCCGAGCCGGAGCGGGCCGACGAGGCCTTGCGCGTCGCCCGCACCGCCTCCCGCCTGAGCCACCCGCACCTCGTCGCGGTCTACGACGTCGTCACCGACAGCCAGCCGCCGCTCCTCGTCCTCGAGCTCGTCGACGGCCCGACCCTGACGGCGCAGGTGCGTGAGCAGGGTCAGCTGCGCCCGCACGAGGCCGCCGTCCTCGGTGCCCAGCTCGCCTCCGGCCTCGCGGCCGTGCACCGCGCCGGCCTCGTGCACGGCGGGGTCGGCCCGTCGAGCGTCCTCATCGGTGCGGACGGGGCTCCCAAGCTGACCGAACCCATCGACCACGACCCCACCCTCACCGGCGAGCGTGGCCGGTCCGCCGACGTGTGGGCCCTCGGCACGACCCTGCGGGCGGTCCTCGCCGGCGGCGGTCGCGGCACCGAGCTCGGCGCGGTGCTCGCGGCGATGACAGCCAAGGCTTCCTCCCGCCGCCTGACCGCCGACGAGGCCCACCGCCGGCTCGCGGACCTCGCCGACGAGCCGGAGGTCGACCCGGCGGTCGGCTTCGGGCTCTTCCCGTGGGCGGACGACGAGCCCGACGAGACGGTGGTCATCCCACGGAGCGAAGGGGGCTCCCGTCGCCGCGCGCAGCCGGTCACCGGTGTGGGCGCCGCGGGTGGCGCGGCCGGTACGGGCGGCGCGGCAGGGGCAGTCGGAGCGGCGGGTGCAGTCGGAGCGGCCAGCGCGACAGGTGCCATGGGCGCGGCCACAGGCGCCGGAGGGACCGGCGGTGCCACCGGCGTCGTGGCCGGCGGAGGCGCGGCCGCCTCCCTTCGCCCCGGTGCGCGCCCGCGGCGGCGTCGCGGTGCCGGCCTCCTCGTCGCGGGTCTCGTCGGCGCGGTCCTGCTCGTGGCGGGCGCGGCCTTCGCCCTGACCCGCGAGGCGGACACGGCGATCCCGGTCGAGGTCACGACCACGACGACGAGTGACACGACGACCACCGGGACGCCGACGCGGACCTCGTCGACGAGCTCGACGACCACCCCCGCGCCGACCACGACGGCCCCGGTCGCACCGCCTCCGACGACGACAGCGCCGCCGGCCCCCACGACGACGCAGGCACCACCGCCGACGACCACGAGCGCCCCCCGGTCCACGTCGACGACCCCGTCGCTCACCACGACGACCACCACGTCGTCGTCGACCTCGACGTCGTCCACGACGGTGCCGCCGTCGTCCTTCACGGTCGCGCCGCCGACCACGACGACGCCCACCTCGACGACCCCGACGAGCACGCAGCCCACGACCACGGTCCCGACGACAGAGCCCTCGACGCCCCCGGCGACGAGTGACCCGACGACGCAGCCGTCCTCCGGCGGCTCGACGAGCCCGGCCCCGCAGACCTCCGCCCGATAG
- a CDS encoding TetR/AcrR family transcriptional regulator — protein sequence MGSTQDRPAPGRRDPEGRRRAIIEAAAELVVEGGAASLTHRAVAARAGVSLGSTTQYFGSLDELRELALQSLSDLIDAGLAEVEAQLLPLDDAPERLAREMHGFLADERAVRADLELVHAGLGDDPRLRELALRWTDRLVEILSRHLDPPVAEAIGLYLDGATLHAGLHDEPVSAEAMAAVFRRLMAAPTTATTTTEGSDPR from the coding sequence GTGGGCTCCACGCAGGACCGGCCGGCACCCGGACGACGTGACCCGGAGGGGCGCCGCCGCGCGATCATCGAGGCGGCCGCCGAGCTTGTCGTCGAAGGGGGCGCCGCCTCCCTGACCCACCGCGCCGTCGCGGCCCGGGCCGGGGTCTCGCTCGGCTCCACGACCCAGTACTTCGGCTCGCTCGACGAGCTGCGTGAGCTCGCCCTGCAGTCGCTCTCCGACCTCATCGACGCCGGCCTGGCCGAGGTCGAGGCGCAGCTGCTGCCCCTCGACGACGCCCCCGAGCGGCTGGCGCGGGAGATGCACGGCTTCCTCGCCGACGAGCGGGCGGTGCGCGCCGACCTCGAGCTCGTCCACGCCGGGCTCGGTGACGACCCGCGGCTGCGCGAGCTCGCCCTGCGGTGGACCGACCGGCTCGTCGAGATCCTCTCCCGCCACCTGGACCCGCCCGTCGCCGAGGCGATCGGCCTGTACCTCGACGGCGCCACGCTGCACGCCGGGCTGCACGACGAACCGGTCTCCGCCGAGGCGATGGCCGCGGTCTTCCGCCGGCTCATGGCCGCCCCCACCACAGCCACCACCACGACCGAAGGGAGTGACCCCCGATGA
- a CDS encoding excalibur calcium-binding domain-containing protein — MRTTIARTTIAGLVMSGGLALTFATPATAAVPSTLCDAGTTFAVTSAEGVDAALVSSVREALTARGLSAADGDADVTAVIAPASEVTKGGDASVMAVALIAGEPDPSATVEGRDWARAAWTDGATPVNTLLDASCGAVAPDTADDAPAQDSETDGSVPAAAEKASAADAQQAAPVVAPQAAPAAAPQVAAPAAAPQAAAPAAAPAAPAAKVPAAKAPAAKVPATKAPAAKVPAAKVPAAKVPAAKAPAAAPSRSSVTVSASSAAPSVTTADKDCPDFSSQREAQTFFTLHGGPAMDPHRLDADNDGIACETYFGTDGSDAADRTQARTINAGVPDVAGPNTLGLVGGGLLLLSGIGVAVRARRAD; from the coding sequence GTGCGCACCACCATTGCCAGGACCACCATCGCCGGACTCGTCATGTCGGGAGGCCTCGCGCTGACCTTCGCCACACCGGCGACGGCCGCCGTGCCGAGCACCCTGTGCGACGCGGGCACGACCTTCGCCGTGACGAGCGCCGAGGGCGTCGACGCCGCGCTCGTCAGCTCGGTGCGCGAGGCGCTCACCGCTCGCGGGCTCTCGGCGGCCGACGGCGACGCCGACGTCACGGCCGTCATCGCGCCGGCGTCCGAGGTGACGAAGGGCGGCGACGCGTCCGTCATGGCCGTCGCGCTGATCGCGGGTGAGCCCGACCCGTCCGCGACCGTGGAGGGGCGCGACTGGGCCCGGGCCGCGTGGACCGACGGGGCGACCCCGGTCAACACGCTCCTCGACGCCTCGTGCGGGGCGGTTGCGCCCGACACGGCGGACGACGCCCCGGCCCAGGACAGCGAGACCGACGGCTCCGTCCCCGCCGCTGCCGAGAAGGCCTCGGCGGCGGACGCCCAGCAGGCGGCACCGGTCGTGGCGCCCCAGGCCGCTCCGGCCGCTGCCCCGCAGGTGGCCGCCCCGGCTGCTGCGCCCCAGGCGGCTGCCCCGGCAGCTGCTCCTGCTGCGCCGGCGGCCAAGGTCCCCGCGGCCAAGGCTCCGGCGGCCAAGGTGCCGGCTACCAAGGCTCCGGCGGCCAAGGTGCCGGCGGCCAAGGTGCCGGCTGCCAAGGTCCCCGCCGCAAAGGCCCCCGCCGCCGCGCCGAGCCGGTCATCCGTCACCGTGTCGGCCTCGTCGGCCGCACCCTCCGTCACGACCGCTGACAAGGACTGCCCCGACTTCTCCTCCCAGAGGGAGGCGCAGACCTTCTTCACCCTCCACGGTGGCCCGGCCATGGACCCCCACCGCCTCGACGCCGACAACGACGGCATCGCGTGCGAGACCTACTTCGGCACCGACGGCTCGGACGCGGCGGACCGCACCCAGGCGCGCACGATCAACGCCGGTGTCCCCGACGTCGCCGGACCCAACACCCTGGGCCTCGTCGGTGGTGGCCTGCTGCTCCTCAGCGGCATCGGTGTCGCCGTGCGCGCCCGTCGCGCGGACTGA
- a CDS encoding ankyrin repeat domain-containing protein — MSDETPGPDDAAIELAHQLFDWAREGQAERLGAYVEAGAPVDLRDPAGNTMLMLAAYHGHAETVRELARRGADVDALNDRGQSPLAGAVFKAEPEVVAALLEHGADPDAGTPSAWATAQMFGQEGLLER; from the coding sequence ATGAGCGACGAGACCCCGGGCCCCGACGACGCCGCGATCGAGCTGGCCCACCAGCTCTTCGACTGGGCCCGCGAGGGGCAGGCCGAGCGGCTCGGCGCCTATGTCGAGGCCGGCGCCCCCGTCGACCTGCGCGACCCCGCCGGCAACACGATGCTCATGCTCGCGGCCTACCACGGGCACGCCGAGACGGTGCGCGAGCTCGCCCGCCGCGGCGCCGACGTCGATGCGCTCAACGACCGCGGCCAGTCACCTCTGGCCGGCGCCGTCTTCAAGGCTGAGCCCGAGGTCGTCGCCGCCCTGCTCGAGCACGGCGCCGACCCCGACGCCGGCACGCCGAGCGCCTGGGCGACGGCGCAGATGTTCGGCCAGGAGGGCCTGCTCGAGCGGTGA
- a CDS encoding HEAT repeat domain-containing protein, whose translation MSETPFDQALQAARHDDPSVRQRAALWLGTHADESVAADLVRLLVTEPDFYVRETLTWAVVTRQAETYPLLVEALHDDALAEGPGRVQVLHALSKIREPASVAEILPLTDDADDAVAAKAWWALGRIHTPGAVAALVDHLGVEQDFRRRELTRALEQAGEAAVEGLATRLREDPDLSVRRHAAEALLAIGDPAAREAATDLLHAVERDDKEVVLPAIEALAELDLPEVDGVLTRLRDGDDAWLSITAGWLITDRADRA comes from the coding sequence GTGAGCGAGACACCCTTCGACCAGGCCCTGCAGGCGGCACGTCACGACGACCCGTCGGTCCGGCAGCGGGCCGCCCTGTGGCTCGGCACCCACGCCGACGAGAGCGTCGCCGCCGACCTCGTGCGGCTGCTCGTCACCGAGCCCGACTTCTACGTCCGCGAGACCCTGACCTGGGCCGTCGTCACCCGTCAGGCGGAGACCTACCCGCTCCTCGTCGAGGCCCTGCACGACGACGCCCTCGCCGAGGGGCCGGGCCGGGTCCAGGTGCTCCACGCGCTGAGCAAGATCCGCGAGCCCGCTTCGGTCGCCGAGATCCTGCCCCTGACCGACGACGCGGACGATGCCGTCGCGGCCAAGGCGTGGTGGGCGCTCGGCCGGATCCACACGCCCGGCGCCGTCGCGGCGCTCGTCGACCACCTCGGGGTCGAGCAGGACTTCCGTCGCCGCGAGCTGACCCGAGCCCTCGAGCAGGCCGGTGAGGCCGCGGTCGAGGGGCTGGCGACCCGGCTGCGCGAGGACCCCGACCTCTCCGTGCGCCGTCACGCCGCCGAGGCGCTCCTCGCGATCGGCGACCCGGCCGCCCGCGAGGCTGCCACCGACCTCCTCCACGCCGTCGAGCGCGACGACAAGGAGGTCGTCCTGCCGGCCATCGAGGCCCTCGCCGAGCTCGACCTGCCCGAGGTCGACGGCGTGCTCACCCGCCTGCGCGACGGTGACGACGCCTGGCTGTCCATCACCGCTGGGTGGTTGATCACGGACCGCGCCGACAGGGCCTGA
- a CDS encoding MFS transporter, which translates to MNSTLTSATAPVSTRRAWAAVAVLSASLLVITMDMTILNIALPDMAAELRPTANQQLWIVDVYSLVLAGLLVPWAAVADRWGRRRMLLLGYAIFLVSSLLVLVADTAEAVIVLRAVLGIGGAMIMPNTLSLIRVIFTDAGQRATALSIWAAVSGLGAAVGPLVGGFLLEHFSWHAAFLVNVPLMIAAIIAGVLVLPESRVEGAGRWDVTAAVLALVGMVAFVWSVKSFGKEASLVHPPALLALAVGLGALTIFVRRCLRSDAPLLDVGLFRSRPFSAGIIAALGTTFAMLAALLLLTQWLQLVEGASPIESGIKLIPVALAGAVASLAAPPLARVIGARAVLASGLVLAGVGLLAVGLGPDELTYPLVLTAMLLVGAGTGSLAIASAMVMMGSPEDKAGNAGALEETSYELGGTLGVAILGSVSALVYRTHLQESPALEQAGPQAARAAEDSLGAAVATADELGLPRLATDAGAAFVDSLQVAGLAGGTLMLVVAAAVFVLTPRGTDISGATHG; encoded by the coding sequence ATGAACTCCACCCTCACCTCCGCGACCGCCCCGGTGTCGACGCGCCGCGCCTGGGCCGCCGTCGCCGTCCTCAGCGCGAGCCTGCTCGTCATCACGATGGACATGACGATCCTCAACATCGCGTTGCCGGACATGGCCGCCGAGCTGCGACCGACCGCCAACCAGCAGCTGTGGATCGTCGACGTCTACTCCCTCGTCCTCGCCGGGCTGCTCGTGCCGTGGGCCGCGGTCGCAGACCGGTGGGGCCGCCGACGGATGCTCCTGCTCGGCTACGCGATCTTCCTCGTCAGCTCGCTGCTCGTCCTCGTCGCCGACACCGCTGAGGCGGTCATCGTCCTGCGCGCCGTGCTCGGCATCGGCGGCGCGATGATCATGCCCAACACGCTCTCGCTCATTCGCGTCATCTTCACCGACGCCGGGCAGCGGGCGACGGCCCTGAGCATCTGGGCCGCCGTGTCCGGGCTCGGGGCGGCCGTGGGCCCGCTCGTCGGCGGCTTCCTCCTCGAGCACTTCTCCTGGCACGCGGCCTTCCTCGTCAACGTGCCGCTGATGATCGCCGCGATCATCGCCGGCGTGCTCGTGCTGCCGGAGTCGCGGGTCGAGGGCGCCGGCCGGTGGGATGTCACGGCCGCGGTGCTCGCGCTCGTCGGCATGGTCGCCTTCGTCTGGTCGGTGAAGTCCTTCGGCAAGGAGGCCAGCCTCGTCCACCCGCCCGCGCTGCTGGCGCTCGCGGTCGGCCTCGGTGCGCTGACGATCTTCGTGCGGCGCTGCCTGCGCAGCGATGCGCCGCTGCTCGACGTCGGCCTCTTCCGCAGCCGTCCCTTCAGCGCCGGGATCATCGCGGCGCTCGGCACGACCTTCGCCATGCTCGCGGCGCTGCTCCTGCTCACCCAGTGGCTGCAGCTCGTCGAGGGCGCGAGCCCGATCGAGTCGGGGATCAAGCTCATCCCCGTCGCGCTCGCCGGGGCCGTCGCCTCGCTCGCCGCGCCGCCGCTGGCCCGGGTCATCGGGGCACGGGCCGTGCTCGCCTCGGGGCTGGTGCTGGCGGGGGTCGGGCTGCTCGCCGTCGGGCTCGGACCCGACGAGCTGACCTACCCGCTCGTGCTCACGGCCATGCTCCTCGTGGGTGCCGGCACCGGGTCGCTCGCCATCGCCTCGGCGATGGTCATGATGGGCTCGCCCGAGGACAAGGCCGGCAATGCCGGTGCGCTCGAGGAGACCTCCTACGAGCTCGGCGGCACCCTCGGAGTCGCGATCCTCGGCAGCGTCTCTGCGCTCGTCTACCGCACCCACCTGCAGGAGTCGCCCGCTCTGGAGCAGGCCGGCCCGCAGGCGGCCCGGGCCGCCGAGGACTCCCTCGGCGCAGCGGTGGCGACGGCCGACGAGCTCGGCCTGCCGAGGCTGGCCACCGACGCCGGCGCCGCCTTCGTCGACTCGCTGCAGGTGGCCGGCCTCGCCGGCGGGACGCTCATGCTCGTCGTGGCCGCCGCGGTCTTCGTGCTCACCCCGCGCGGCACCGACATCTCCGGCGCCACCCACGGCTGA
- a CDS encoding class I SAM-dependent methyltransferase: protein MGEADNEHGHRHDGDAKHFDDTAATWDDDPDKVRQSNEVAAAIAGRVPLRPRLRLLDYGAGTALVTTALLPRLPEVEVTVADSSSGMRQVLADKVAGGTLPSPTRVWDLDLETQPVPTERFDLVVTSNVLHHVGELDRVLAGFAELLDAGGWVAVADLDREDGSFHDHDFGGHHGFDRAEVASRLASAGFVDVTVGDAGHVHKQDRDYPVFLAVGRRA, encoded by the coding sequence ATGGGCGAAGCGGACAACGAGCACGGCCACCGGCACGACGGGGACGCGAAGCATTTCGACGACACGGCCGCGACCTGGGACGACGACCCCGACAAGGTGCGCCAGTCGAATGAGGTGGCGGCGGCGATCGCGGGGCGGGTCCCCCTTCGTCCGCGGCTGCGGCTGCTCGACTACGGCGCCGGCACCGCCCTCGTGACCACGGCGCTGCTGCCGCGCCTGCCGGAGGTCGAGGTGACCGTTGCCGACAGCTCCTCGGGGATGCGGCAGGTGCTCGCCGACAAGGTGGCCGGCGGCACGCTGCCGTCCCCGACGCGCGTGTGGGACCTCGACCTCGAGACCCAGCCGGTGCCCACGGAGCGCTTCGACCTCGTGGTCACCTCCAACGTCCTGCACCACGTCGGGGAGCTCGACCGGGTCCTCGCCGGCTTCGCCGAGCTGCTCGACGCCGGTGGGTGGGTGGCCGTCGCCGATCTCGACCGCGAGGACGGCAGCTTCCACGACCACGACTTCGGCGGGCACCACGGCTTCGACCGCGCCGAGGTCGCGAGCCGGCTCGCGTCAGCTGGCTTCGTCGACGTGACCGTCGGCGATGCCGGCCACGTGCACAAGCAGGACCGCGACTACCCGGTCTTCCTCGCCGTCGGCCGCCGGGCGTGA
- a CDS encoding DUF2200 domain-containing protein: MHRIFTTAVADVYPHYVTKVERKGRSRDELDEVIRWLTGYDQAALERHLAEGTTFEDFFGQAQLNPAAELITGSVCGVKVQEVEDPLMRRIRYLDKLVDELAKGKAMDKVLRSA; encoded by the coding sequence ATGCACCGGATCTTCACCACGGCCGTCGCCGACGTCTACCCGCACTACGTGACCAAGGTCGAGCGCAAGGGGCGGTCCAGGGACGAGCTCGACGAGGTGATCCGCTGGCTCACCGGCTATGACCAGGCGGCGCTCGAGCGACACCTGGCCGAGGGGACGACCTTCGAGGACTTCTTCGGACAGGCGCAGCTCAACCCGGCCGCCGAGCTGATCACCGGCTCGGTCTGCGGGGTCAAGGTGCAGGAGGTCGAGGACCCGCTGATGCGCCGGATCCGCTACCTCGACAAGCTCGTCGACGAGCTGGCCAAGGGCAAGGCGATGGACAAGGTGCTGCGTTCGGCCTGA
- a CDS encoding winged helix DNA-binding domain-containing protein: MRTVGDAERRARLATRHALHPDHHAPDVVGAARSVVCLHATEAATVHLAVGARTTGVTPFDVDTVLYDDRGIVKQLAMRRTLFAFPRDLLPAALAVARERIAPEQHRLVARDATRHGIADDGAAWLETAGAAVERRLAGGEALPAAALRAELPELSGAITINEGKRYGGTFNLAPRVLTWLGAQGRITRGPNAGHWRLSKPAWTLMDAWLGEEPAVPDLATGYTELVRRWLERFGPGTTEDVQWWLGATKGATRAALADVGAVEVGLEGGATGWLLPDDLEPVAEFGPWAALLPTLDPTTMGWKARDWYLDPSHRELLFDSNGNGGTTAWWDGRIVGAWVQDDDGVVSVVECPGTDLGTEGRSALAVEAERLTAWLDGVRITNVYSSRLMKGEALP, translated from the coding sequence ATGCGCACCGTCGGCGACGCCGAGCGCCGCGCCCGCCTGGCGACACGGCACGCACTGCACCCCGACCACCACGCACCCGACGTCGTCGGCGCGGCCCGCTCGGTGGTCTGCCTGCACGCGACCGAGGCCGCGACCGTGCACCTGGCCGTCGGCGCCCGCACCACCGGGGTCACCCCCTTCGACGTCGACACGGTGCTCTACGACGACCGCGGCATCGTCAAGCAGCTGGCGATGCGCCGCACGCTCTTCGCCTTCCCCCGTGACCTGCTGCCCGCCGCGCTCGCCGTGGCCCGCGAGCGGATCGCGCCCGAGCAGCACCGGCTCGTCGCCCGCGACGCCACGCGGCACGGCATCGCCGACGACGGTGCGGCCTGGCTCGAGACGGCGGGAGCCGCGGTGGAGCGACGGCTGGCCGGCGGCGAGGCCCTCCCGGCCGCCGCCCTGCGTGCCGAGCTGCCGGAGCTCTCCGGGGCGATCACGATCAACGAGGGCAAGCGCTACGGCGGCACCTTCAACCTCGCGCCGCGCGTGCTCACCTGGCTCGGGGCGCAGGGGCGGATCACCCGCGGGCCCAATGCCGGTCACTGGCGCCTGTCGAAGCCCGCGTGGACCCTCATGGACGCGTGGCTCGGCGAGGAGCCGGCGGTCCCCGACCTCGCGACCGGCTACACCGAGCTCGTGCGCCGGTGGTTGGAGCGCTTCGGTCCCGGCACGACCGAGGACGTGCAGTGGTGGCTCGGGGCGACGAAGGGGGCCACCCGCGCGGCCCTCGCGGACGTCGGCGCCGTCGAGGTGGGGCTCGAGGGTGGCGCCACGGGGTGGCTGCTGCCCGACGACCTCGAGCCGGTCGCCGAGTTCGGCCCCTGGGCGGCCCTGCTGCCGACACTCGACCCCACGACGATGGGGTGGAAGGCCCGCGACTGGTACCTCGACCCCTCCCACCGCGAGCTGCTCTTCGACAGCAACGGCAACGGCGGCACCACGGCCTGGTGGGACGGCCGCATCGTCGGCGCGTGGGTGCAGGACGACGACGGCGTCGTGTCGGTCGTCGAGTGCCCGGGCACCGACCTCGGGACCGAAGGGAGGTCCGCTCTCGCCGTCGAGGCGGAGCGGCTCACCGCCTGGCTCGACGGCGTGCGGATCACCAACGTCTACTCGTCGCGGCTGATGAAGGGGGAGGCGCTGCCCTAG
- a CDS encoding NAD(P)/FAD-dependent oxidoreductase yields MPETHEYDVVVIGAGPVGENVAQYAIEGTDLTAALVEGELYGGECSYWACIPSKALLRPIAVADTTAHLQGVATAEVEPEGLLARRDTWVGGRDDSGQVRWAEGLGITALRGHARLVGEREVEVTGDDGPLRLRARRAVVIATGSEPVVPPPFADAHPWGSRDATAVAEVPGRLVVVGGGVVAVEAATWMAALGSEVTMLVRGDTLLAGQEPFAGSVVAQALRAKGVDVRLSTSATGCRRPDARDTGVGRVHGGPVTVVTDDGEVEADEVLVATGRRPRLGDVGLDAVGLSPDDVLEGRLPEWLHAVGDASGEAPLTHWGKYRARVVGDAISAAATGREPLPVPDGVPVPQVVFTDPQVARVGMTEAGAREAGHDVEVAEVPFAQVGGAALLRDDAPGRAKLVVDRTTGLVLGTTFVGTDAGQLLHAATIAITGQVPVHLLRHAVPSFPDASEVWLRLLEALPVELRRP; encoded by the coding sequence ATGCCCGAGACCCACGAGTACGACGTCGTCGTCATCGGCGCCGGACCCGTCGGCGAAAACGTCGCGCAGTACGCCATCGAGGGCACCGACCTCACCGCAGCGCTCGTCGAGGGCGAGCTCTACGGCGGCGAGTGCTCCTACTGGGCGTGCATCCCGAGCAAGGCGCTGCTGCGCCCGATCGCCGTCGCCGACACCACCGCCCACCTGCAGGGGGTGGCCACCGCCGAGGTCGAACCGGAGGGCCTGCTCGCCCGCCGCGACACCTGGGTCGGCGGCCGTGACGACTCCGGCCAGGTCCGCTGGGCGGAGGGCCTGGGCATCACGGCCTTGCGCGGCCACGCTCGTCTCGTCGGCGAGCGCGAGGTCGAGGTGACCGGTGACGACGGCCCGCTCCGGCTGCGGGCCCGCCGCGCGGTGGTCATCGCCACCGGCAGCGAGCCGGTGGTCCCGCCGCCCTTCGCCGACGCGCACCCGTGGGGCTCTCGTGACGCGACCGCGGTCGCCGAGGTCCCGGGGCGGCTCGTCGTCGTCGGTGGTGGGGTCGTGGCCGTCGAGGCCGCGACGTGGATGGCCGCCCTCGGCAGCGAGGTCACGATGCTCGTGCGGGGCGACACCCTCCTCGCCGGTCAGGAGCCCTTCGCGGGCAGCGTCGTCGCACAGGCACTTCGGGCGAAGGGGGTCGACGTGCGGCTCTCGACGTCGGCCACCGGCTGCCGCCGGCCGGACGCTCGGGACACCGGGGTCGGCCGCGTCCACGGCGGCCCGGTCACGGTCGTCACCGACGACGGCGAGGTCGAGGCCGACGAGGTGCTCGTCGCGACCGGGCGCCGCCCCCGACTGGGCGATGTCGGCCTCGACGCGGTCGGCCTCTCCCCCGACGACGTGCTCGAGGGGCGGCTGCCCGAGTGGCTCCACGCGGTGGGTGACGCGAGCGGCGAGGCGCCGCTGACCCACTGGGGCAAGTACCGCGCGCGGGTGGTCGGGGACGCGATCTCAGCCGCGGCCACCGGGCGCGAGCCGCTCCCGGTGCCCGACGGGGTGCCGGTCCCCCAGGTCGTCTTCACCGACCCGCAGGTGGCGCGGGTCGGGATGACCGAGGCCGGGGCCCGCGAGGCGGGGCACGACGTCGAGGTGGCGGAAGTCCCCTTCGCGCAGGTCGGCGGGGCCGCGCTGCTGCGCGACGACGCCCCCGGCCGGGCGAAGCTCGTCGTCGACCGGACCACCGGGCTCGTCCTCGGCACGACCTTCGTCGGCACCGACGCCGGGCAGCTGCTGCACGCGGCGACGATCGCGATCACCGGGCAGGTGCCGGTCCACCTGCTGCGGCACGCGGTGCCGAGCTTCCCCGACGCGAGCGAGGTGTGGCTGCGCCTGCTCGAGGCCCTGCCGGTCGAGCTGCGTCGCCCCTGA